A stretch of Candidatus Purcelliella pentastirinorum DNA encodes these proteins:
- the argE gene encoding acetylornithine deacetylase, whose translation MKNKLPSFIDMYRKIITIPSISSSNKKLDTSNKNIINILAEWFNSLGFTIDIQYIPNTKNKFNMLAKSHSGEDGLMLSGHTDTVPYDEKQWTKDPFKITEYDNKIYGLGTTDMKGFFIFILEILKNINIKKFKKPLYILATADEETSMSGARYFSDVTSINPKFAIIGEPTELKPIDSHKGHISKIIKIKGKSGHSSDPNLGVNSIEIMNKIINILLKLKNKLKTDYNDNTFTVPYPTLNLGHICGGNAANRICSYCHLYIDIRPLPNTDTIQINKILNDVLKPINKKWGNIITIKELNPTIPGFEYNKKYKLLEKIKRILKCKKTKKVNYCTEAPFIQKICPTIILGPGSIEQAHKPNEFIDNSYIKPTKKIFNKIINTFCFI comes from the coding sequence ATGAAAAATAAATTACCATCATTCATAGACATGTATAGAAAAATAATAACTATACCATCAATTAGCTCAAGTAATAAAAAACTGGATACAAGTAATAAAAATATAATAAATATTTTAGCAGAATGGTTTAATAGTTTGGGATTTACAATAGATATACAATATATACCAAATACAAAAAACAAATTTAATATGCTTGCAAAAAGCCACAGTGGAGAAGATGGCTTAATGTTAAGCGGACACACTGATACTGTTCCTTATGATGAAAAACAATGGACAAAAGATCCATTCAAAATTACAGAATATGATAATAAAATATATGGATTAGGAACAACAGATATGAAAGGTTTTTTTATATTTATATTAGAAATATTAAAAAATATCAATATCAAAAAATTCAAAAAACCACTATATATTTTAGCTACTGCTGATGAAGAAACCTCAATGTCAGGAGCAAGATATTTCTCAGATGTAACATCCATAAATCCAAAATTTGCAATAATAGGAGAACCCACAGAATTAAAACCTATTGACTCACATAAAGGGCATATTTCAAAAATAATTAAAATAAAAGGAAAATCAGGACATTCAAGCGATCCAAATTTAGGTGTAAATTCAATAGAAATAATGAATAAAATAATAAATATCTTATTAAAATTAAAAAACAAATTAAAAACAGATTACAATGATAATACATTTACAGTACCATATCCCACTTTAAATTTAGGACATATATGTGGAGGTAACGCGGCAAATAGAATTTGTTCATATTGTCATTTATACATTGATATAAGACCATTACCAAATACTGATACAATACAAATAAATAAAATATTAAATGATGTTTTAAAGCCTATAAATAAAAAATGGGGTAATATAATTACTATAAAAGAATTAAACCCAACAATACCCGGGTTTGAATATAATAAAAAATATAAATTATTAGAAAAAATTAAAAGAATATTAAAATGCAAAAAAACAAAAAAAGTAAATTATTGTACAGAAGCACCATTTATACAAAAAATATGCCCTACAATAATTTTAGGGCCGGGGTCTATAGAACAAGCTCATAAACCAAATGAATTCATTGATAATTCATATA
- the ppa gene encoding inorganic diphosphatase: MSSNKKKNIKKKTNKINVVIEISANSNPIKYEMNKKYKTLYVDRIIYTPMFYPCNYGYIKNTLSLDGDPIDAMVITQYSLIPGCIINTRPIGLLKMEDESGEDFKIISVPTNKITNEYNNIKDINNLSDFTKNQIKHFFQHYKDLEKNKWVKIIGWMNVKFAKKEIKKAYIRYKK; the protein is encoded by the coding sequence ATGAGTTCTAACAAAAAAAAAAATATTAAAAAAAAAACAAATAAAATAAATGTTGTTATTGAAATATCTGCCAATAGTAACCCAATAAAATATGAAATGAATAAAAAATACAAAACACTATATGTTGATAGAATTATATACACACCCATGTTTTATCCATGCAATTACGGTTATATAAAAAATACACTATCACTAGATGGTGATCCAATTGACGCAATGGTTATTACTCAATACTCATTGATACCTGGATGTATTATAAATACCAGACCAATTGGGTTGCTCAAAATGGAAGATGAATCTGGAGAAGACTTTAAAATAATATCTGTACCAACAAATAAAATTACAAATGAATATAATAATATAAAAGATATAAATAATTTATCTGATTTTACAAAAAATCAAATAAAACATTTTTTCCAACACTACAAAGACTTAGAAAAAAATAAATGGGTTAAAATAATTGGATGGATGAATGTTAAATTTGCAAAAAAAGAAATAAAAAAAGCATATATAAGATATAAAAAATAA